Genomic window (Merismopedia glauca CCAP 1448/3):
AGCTTATTGACTAATCGAGAGGGCACTTTGATAAAGTTGTCTTTGATGGGCAATCTTTCCTTGTCTATCTACCCAAATTAGACTAGCTGCGGTGACGATTCCTGCCTCTAATTCTACTAAAGAAAAGTTGTGTAGCCTAGAACCATCCATTTTGATAATTCTAGGAACACTAGCAGCATTGAGATAAATAGTTCCGGTGGCACCATTGACTAAAGCAGTTCTTTCTATGGGGCGAGTATCGTCTCTGAGCATAGCTGAAGACTGACGCAACTGGTGATGCATATGCCCGAAAGTAACTAAAGGAACTTTTTTCCCGGCCATCATCGTTTTTTCAATTGCTTCAGCTAAATCTGGATCGCCAAAATCTTCGCCTATGGGCTCCCAATCTTTACCGCAAGGAGATTCTGGCTCAGATCCCAAACCTAACGGCCCATTATGACCGATAAAAATGACATTTGAGTACTTTGACGCTAAAGCCGCCGCCACTATTTTCTCGGTTGATTCCGCAAAACTCTTGACTCCAAACCTTTTTTGATAAAAATCAGGGCACTTCCAAGTGCTACCACCCCAACTAAAAGGTCTTCCTCCAACTACCGTCAAATTGAGCGCTGGAAAGTCTAGATAAGTATAACCCACATGGCGATCGCCCAACAGATCTAGCTGCTGTTGTACCCAATCTTCTTCCTCTCGGTTGTAAGGAGATCTTTTGAGTCCCCAATCTGTAGCAGAATACCAAGCATCGTGATTTCCTAAAATGGCAGCATAAGGAAGATCGAGATTAGCTATCTCGGCAACTACTTCTACCGCCTCGTTGCCAAAATCTCCGACAAATAAAACTAAATCGACCCCTAGATTGTGAAGCGCCAAAGCATCATCAGCTTCCCACTGATTGTGTACATCTCCAACTACAGCTATTTTGACCCTTCGGTTTCTCTCAGGGTGAACGTGGTGGCGATCGTGTCCCATACTGATATTAGTTTTCTGTATTCCTTACTTTAGGATAGCGATGCCAATCGACTTTGCGTTTTAGCGATAGAGCGCGTATCGAGTTAAGCATTCGGGGTCAGCTTTTGCGGCATCAAGCGGTAGCCCATAGCCTTCATAATTGCATTCACGCTGCTGAATTGGGGATTGCCGTTTTCCGATAGGGCTTTCTGCAACCCCTTGCGGCTCAAACCCGAAACTTCGGCAATCTGGCTGACACCCTTAACGCGGCTGATTATCCGCAGAGAGGACAGCAGCGCCGCAGCATTGCCGGAATCTGCATATTCATCAAACAGCACGGCGATATAATCGTCAATTTCATCGGGGTGCTGGCGGAGGTAGTCTTCCGTCACCTCGCTGAGAGTTCTATAGTTGCTCATCGCTAAGATACCTTTGCCAATAGTTCGCTATAGCTGCCAACTGTTTTTGACATATTCTTTAAACACAGGAGATAAATTAAACAAGTTTTTCTCGTCATTTATTTTTCTGACTAGATAGCGTTGTTGTAGGGACTGTAAACCATTGATAAAATCGGTTGAGGATAAGTCCAGTTTTTGACTTAAATCTGCTCTAGATATGGGGCGATCGCGCTTGCTAAATTCTTTGACTATTTGTTGTTCTACTATAGATAATCTCTCGAACAATTGTCTAAAATAATACTGCATATTAGCAGTAATCACTACTTTCGTTTCCATCAACAACTCAGCCACCTTGCCATCAAATATATCTTTGGTTAAAGCGGCAATATCTTGTAAATATGCAGGAATGCCTTCATATAGTTGTATTAGTTCCAGCCATCTATCTTCATCTTGTAAACCTTTAGTTTTGAGAATTTCAGCATTATCCATTCCCGATAATTCTAAACATTTAACGGGATATAATTCTTGGTCTAAACAGTGTATTTCGGAACATTGTTCTTGACTGATTAAGATAAAATGACTTTGATGTTCTGATTCTGCGATCGCCTGGAATAGGTTTTGATAGTCTTTATATTGTGTTTGATATTGTCCTGCCAGTTGACCGCTAACGAAGAGGTTATGAACGTCATCAAGAATAATTAGACATTTTTTTTCAACAATTAAATTTAATAGTTGCCTCAGTTTATCATCTGTACTTTCTTTAATAGATATATTACAAAAACTCAAGAGATCGTCCAGCAGTAAATTTAAGGATTTCGGAAATTTTAAACTTCTCCAGATGACTATTTCAAATTCGTGTAGGTTGAGATCGACGAATCTTTTCACTAAAGTGGTTTTGCCGATTCCTCGTAATCCTAATACTGAGATTAAACGGCTATTTTGACTCAGTATCCAATTAGATAAAGTTTTAATTTCGGTTTCTCGATTATAAAAGCGAATAATTTTAGGAGCTAAGGTTAAATCATAGTTAGATAACTTATTTTTTTGATTATCTTCGTAACTTTTTTGCTCTTCGTAATTATTTTTTCCTAGTGTTTGGGAGCCAAAGTTAAAATTATGATTGTTATTTTGTTTATTGTTGTTTTGTATAATAATAGGCAAAGGTGCTAAAAACAATCTTTCAATTATAGAGCAGAAATTTTGTTTATTAATATCTTCTCCTAGCCTTTCCGATAAGACTTGCCATAACTGATAACCTACATCTCCCACATGGTTTTTACTTACATGGCATTTCTCAGCAATCTGTTTATAAGTTTCTCTTTGCCAAGTTCCCTCAACTACAGCTTTTTGCACATCATCTAGTCGCTTTCCAGTCTTTTCATACACTAGATTATCTACAAAATGTAACACTTCGTTCACAGTCATGGAAACTATACGGCGCAGAGATTTTATCCATTATAGCCCAACCTAATCCGATCTTTTCCGTTGTTATCTTAAAATTTCGTGATAAAAATCCCGTTTAAATCAGGTAATTAAAAGCCATTAGCTCTTCTGAACTTTTTGTAACAATGGGATTTAGTTAGGTCAACATAATTAAAAACATGAATGACAACGACATCTCGGTTTTAGTTACTCAAGCCTTAGCTAGTCGCACTATTTACGGTACAAATCCACTTCTGTCTTCTGGGAAAGGATTACTTTCCCAAGAACTATATTTTCCTACTCTTGATGAGGAATCTTTAATTCAAGATGCTATTAAAGAATACCAAAAGTATGTAGAGCAACAACGCCAAGAATATCAAGAATACCAGCGTCAACAACGTGATTTTAGGTTAGGCATTAAAATAGCAACTTCCATAGTGGGATTAGTATTTGGTATCTCTCATAGTTTTGATGATAGTGGCATTGATTGGAGTGATGGACTAGATCAAAGTGAATTTTCTAAGTTTGCTCATGATGTTGGAGGTGGTGCTGCATTAGGTTTGGTGGGAGGGAGAATCTCAACAAACATAATGGAAATCCTTGATACTACAACACTTCAAGAGTCAGGTTTAGATTTAGATAAACTAGGTTTAGGTTGGATTGGAAAAGATCCGCAATCGTATTTGTATAGTATCAGAAGTCATCGAGGTCACGCAGTTCGCCGAGTATTATTAATAGTGCCACATCCCGAAACTAATGAACCTTGCATTGCATTTGCCGTTCAATTTCCTGATGGATATGTAGCATACCTAACTTTTCTCAATCAAATGAATCTATTTGGTATGTCAGGTGTTGGATTGCAATTAACAATGGATAGTTTACGTCAAACTCACCTAGGAGATTTACCTGTTGATGATGGCAGAAAAGTACCAGTTCAATTCTGGGAAGATAGCTGTCAAGAGCAATATACAATTGCTATTCCCTACACTAAACCGCATCATTCCATTTACTAACTCAATCAATCTCAATAATCAAACATTATAAATCCATGAATAGAAATCTATCAAACCAAACCCATTCTGACATCATTCAAGATTCTCGCTGGGAAACTTTCAAACGCAATTCTCAACGCCGAACTATTATTATTGGTGGATGTACAATTCTCCTGTTAGGGATATCTGTTATCTTAGGTCAGCTTTGGTTATTTCCTGTAGCAATGGGAATACTATGGCTTGTCGTGATGTATTGGAAAGTTTGGAGTAAGAGAAATTGATTGGTGAGTTGCGATCGCTATTTCTGTAAGGCGTATAAAATAAGATAAATGCACCTTCTTTATGCTAAAGATGTGGCGATCGCACTTAGACAAAAACAAAAGTTAGAGGTTTAAACGTGATAAATTGGTAGCAGCACCTTAAAACTAGAACCCAAACCTACCTTACTAGTCACAGAGATCGAACCTCCGCAACCTTGCAGAAGATTTTGGACTATAGCCAAGCCAATTCCCGCACCAGTATTTTCTTCTCCACCAGTAGTTTTAGTGCGGTAAAACCAATCGAAGATTTTGGGTAAGTCATTAGTAGAAATGCTAATTCCCGTATCGCGGACTTCTAATTCGACAAATTGGTCTTTTTCTGTGGCTACAACTGAGACTCTTCCGCCTGGGCGAGTGAATTTGATGCTATTGTGCAATAAGTGAATTACGATTTGTTTGAGCCAAGGTTCAAAACCAGAAATTGCTGGGAGTTTTTCAGGAACTGTGTAGCCTAGCTGAATCCCTTTTTCTTGAGCTAGGGGTTGATAAGTGCTAACTACTACCGGAATGATGTCGCTGAGCTTCAAGGGTTGAGGGGATGCTTGTTCTGTGGCTTGTTGTAGCTGTAAAAATTCTAAAAGACCCGTAACTAAAGAAGTTTGGCGATCGCATTGCACGTCTAGCATTTGCACGTATCGCTGACGCTGTGGTGGTTTGAGGCTTTCTGCTCCTACCAGTTTCAGCGCTGTTTTCATGGTAGTTAGTGGTGTGCGTAGCTCTTCTAATAGCTGATTGATTAAGGTAGCTGTGGGAATAAAACCTGTAAATGCAGGGAGTGACTCTTCTGGAGCTACAATTTTAGGACTAGCTTGTCTAGCTTCATCTTGTTTATACAGTACTTGCAACAACATTTGAGTCACAATACTAGTTTGACTAGACGAAGAAGCATTCTCTATAGATTCTAAAATATCTAGGTCTGGTGCAATTGGTAGTGCTTCTTTTAAGGCAGAGCAAATTTTTGATAAAGTCTCAGGATCGGAGGTAATAATAGTTGATAACTGCGCTCTTTTGTGAGTATTTTCCCCAGAAGTAGAAATTCGTTGAGCAATAACTGCTAGATTGAACCCTGCTGCTAAAATTATGATAAAGTATTCCCCTCTCCACAGGTTAGGTCGATCTAAAGCTACTGGAAGTATTACCCCATCAGGACTCTGACTATTCGTTAGGTTTTGCCAAACAGCAGGATCGTACAGACAACAGTATATTTTATGATAGCAACCCGCTTGGCGATGATATCGCTCGATTTCTCCTTGCCAAACCTCTCCTGTAGGTAATTTGAGCCAAAAGCTAGCTGATTTATGTTGGGCGATCGCTACATCAATTAAACTGCTCAACAAAAACTTGAAAGCTACTAGACTGATAGTAATCGGTTCAGAGTTCTTCTGACTATCTTTGGCGATTTGGTACAGAGATGCGTCCATGTTTGCAGGATTGGGGATTGAGGATTGGGGATTGAGGATTGGGGGAGAAGTGGTTAGTGCTTGTTTCTCTACACCCAACCCTCACTAATTTAACCTTGATTTCGCCAGTTTATTGGCTTTTTACCCATAATGCCAAAGCTTTTTTAGCTTCTTCTCGATCGTCAAAGTGGATTTTTTCGGTGCCAAGAATTTGATAATCTTCGTGACCTTTTCCCGCAATTAGGACTCCATCTCCTGGTTTAGCCCCTAAAATGGCAGTTTCTATGGCACTTGAGCGATCGCTCGTCACTATTGGCTGGATCGATTGGGGAATTCCTGCCAAAATATCTTGAATAATAGTATTAGGTTCCTCAGTTCGAGGATTATCAGAAGTTACTACCACTACATCTGCTAATCTCGCGGCAATTTCTCCCATTTTAGGACGTTTGGTGCGATCGCGATCGCCTCCGCAACCAAAAACGCAGATCATTTTCCCTGGAATAAATGGTCTAGCCGCTTTGAGCAAATTCTCCAAACTATCTGGAGTATGTGCATAATCGACAAATACCCCAATTTTTTGCCCAGGTTCAATCTGTACCTTTTCCATTCTGCCAGGTACTCCAGCAAAATCTGGTAAAGTTTGAGCAATGATGGATAAATCTACTCCCAGGTGCAGTAAAGTTCCCACTGCGGCTAGTAAATTAGCCAGATTATATTCACCTACCAAAGGAGAAGTAAAGGTAATCTCTCCTTGAGGTGTATGTAAAGTTCCGCTTGCGCCTGTAGGAGAAAAGGTAAGATCGCTAGCATATAGATCTGCTTGCGGATTAGAGACGCTATAACTCCACGATCGCTCTACACCTAATTGCTCTAAAAGCTTCTGTCCGTAGGTATCGTCTAAGTTAATAATAGCTCGTCCAGTGAGATACTCAGGACTGAATAATTTTGCCTTAGCTGCAAAATAGCTGTCCATATCCTGGTGATAGTCCAAATGATCTTGCGTGAGGTTGGTAAACACCGCTACCTCAAATGGACATTGTAAGACTCTCCCTTGATCCAAAGCATGAGAACTAACTTCCATCACCGCCACTTGGCTACCTGCGGCTACAGCTTGAGCTAGTTGGTGCTGTAAGTCTACCGCAAAAGGAGTCGTGTGAGAGGCAACTTGTTCGTAATTTGACCAACGAGCGTATAAAGTACCGAGTAATGCCGTCGAAATCTGAGCTTGATGCAGGAAATATTCAATTAAATGGGTCGTTGTAGTTTTCCCATTTGTTCCCGTCACCCCAACACATTTTAACTGACGGGCTGGATATGACCAAAAAGCTGCTGATATAGCCGCACAAGTTGATATCATGTCATCAGTAACGATGACGGCTGGATTTGCGCCTGGTTCTAACTTGGTTTTCGCCGCAGCCTCTTGGGAAATAATAGCTGCTAATGCCCCTTTAGCGATCGCACTATGCCAAAACTCTCCCCCATCTACTCTAGTACCTGGCATCCCGATAAATACATCCCCAACTTCGCAAGCATGGGAGTTAGTTTTCAACCCCTTTACCTCTTCATTCCCAGCCTCAATATTAGTTAACTCTGATGAGTTTGATAAGACTTGTAATAGCTCGCGCAAATTCATCAAATTCAGTCCTCTTTTCTTAAATATGAGCTTTAAACAGCCAAAATCAAGACAAAAACTAGCCAGCTTATTTTAATAAACATCAGGGATTTAGTTGTTTTAACATTTTTTCCAACTGAGAAATGGGAGCGCGAGGAGAAAGACGGGGTAACAAAGTTTCTCCGTTTTCATGCTTAAAGTATAGAACCGGAACTTCATATTGATAAGCTTGCCACCAATCTGGATGAGTTGTAATATCTCGGATTTCTATTTGTAAATCTAGGTTGTGAATTTCTTGCAATTTCAACAGCAATCCTTCGCACAAATGACATCCCGGCTTGCTATAAAGAATTAATTCCATAATGAGTCAATCAGAAAACTGGAATAATACTCAACTTATACCAGAAGTTTATGAGATGGTAGAGATTGAGCGATCGCCTGTGGTCATCTACAGTAAAAATATACTAACTATCTTCCTTGAACTTGGTGAGTTTTGAGAAACACCATCATGTTAAATTACGACTTACGCAGCTATTTACCCTCAGCCGAAGAACTACCAGATTCTGACGACACCCCAGTGGATAACGAACTTCAAGAACTAATACCAGGGTTATTGAAAGCGATACTATTAATCCTGTGGTCTGAACGGATGGACTGGTTTTTTGGGATTGATATGGGTGTGTA
Coding sequences:
- a CDS encoding TIGR04168 family protein produces the protein MGHDRHHVHPERNRRVKIAVVGDVHNQWEADDALALHNLGVDLVLFVGDFGNEAVEVVAEIANLDLPYAAILGNHDAWYSATDWGLKRSPYNREEEDWVQQQLDLLGDRHVGYTYLDFPALNLTVVGGRPFSWGGSTWKCPDFYQKRFGVKSFAESTEKIVAAALASKYSNVIFIGHNGPLGLGSEPESPCGKDWEPIGEDFGDPDLAEAIEKTMMAGKKVPLVTFGHMHHQLRQSSAMLRDDTRPIERTALVNGATGTIYLNAASVPRIIKMDGSRLHNFSLVELEAGIVTAASLIWVDRQGKIAHQRQLYQSALSISQ
- a CDS encoding addiction module antidote protein yields the protein MSNYRTLSEVTEDYLRQHPDEIDDYIAVLFDEYADSGNAAALLSSLRIISRVKGVSQIAEVSGLSRKGLQKALSENGNPQFSSVNAIMKAMGYRLMPQKLTPNA
- a CDS encoding ATP-binding protein; its protein translation is MTVNEVLHFVDNLVYEKTGKRLDDVQKAVVEGTWQRETYKQIAEKCHVSKNHVGDVGYQLWQVLSERLGEDINKQNFCSIIERLFLAPLPIIIQNNNKQNNNHNFNFGSQTLGKNNYEEQKSYEDNQKNKLSNYDLTLAPKIIRFYNRETEIKTLSNWILSQNSRLISVLGLRGIGKTTLVKRFVDLNLHEFEIVIWRSLKFPKSLNLLLDDLLSFCNISIKESTDDKLRQLLNLIVEKKCLIILDDVHNLFVSGQLAGQYQTQYKDYQNLFQAIAESEHQSHFILISQEQCSEIHCLDQELYPVKCLELSGMDNAEILKTKGLQDEDRWLELIQLYEGIPAYLQDIAALTKDIFDGKVAELLMETKVVITANMQYYFRQLFERLSIVEQQIVKEFSKRDRPISRADLSQKLDLSSTDFINGLQSLQQRYLVRKINDEKNLFNLSPVFKEYVKNSWQL
- a CDS encoding ATP-binding protein: MDASLYQIAKDSQKNSEPITISLVAFKFLLSSLIDVAIAQHKSASFWLKLPTGEVWQGEIERYHRQAGCYHKIYCCLYDPAVWQNLTNSQSPDGVILPVALDRPNLWRGEYFIIILAAGFNLAVIAQRISTSGENTHKRAQLSTIITSDPETLSKICSALKEALPIAPDLDILESIENASSSSQTSIVTQMLLQVLYKQDEARQASPKIVAPEESLPAFTGFIPTATLINQLLEELRTPLTTMKTALKLVGAESLKPPQRQRYVQMLDVQCDRQTSLVTGLLEFLQLQQATEQASPQPLKLSDIIPVVVSTYQPLAQEKGIQLGYTVPEKLPAISGFEPWLKQIVIHLLHNSIKFTRPGGRVSVVATEKDQFVELEVRDTGISISTNDLPKIFDWFYRTKTTGGEENTGAGIGLAIVQNLLQGCGGSISVTSKVGLGSSFKVLLPIYHV
- a CDS encoding UDP-N-acetylmuramoyl-L-alanyl-D-glutamate--2,6-diaminopimelate ligase, yielding MNLRELLQVLSNSSELTNIEAGNEEVKGLKTNSHACEVGDVFIGMPGTRVDGGEFWHSAIAKGALAAIISQEAAAKTKLEPGANPAVIVTDDMISTCAAISAAFWSYPARQLKCVGVTGTNGKTTTTHLIEYFLHQAQISTALLGTLYARWSNYEQVASHTTPFAVDLQHQLAQAVAAGSQVAVMEVSSHALDQGRVLQCPFEVAVFTNLTQDHLDYHQDMDSYFAAKAKLFSPEYLTGRAIINLDDTYGQKLLEQLGVERSWSYSVSNPQADLYASDLTFSPTGASGTLHTPQGEITFTSPLVGEYNLANLLAAVGTLLHLGVDLSIIAQTLPDFAGVPGRMEKVQIEPGQKIGVFVDYAHTPDSLENLLKAARPFIPGKMICVFGCGGDRDRTKRPKMGEIAARLADVVVVTSDNPRTEEPNTIIQDILAGIPQSIQPIVTSDRSSAIETAILGAKPGDGVLIAGKGHEDYQILGTEKIHFDDREEAKKALALWVKSQ
- a CDS encoding glutaredoxin family protein, with amino-acid sequence MELILYSKPGCHLCEGLLLKLQEIHNLDLQIEIRDITTHPDWWQAYQYEVPVLYFKHENGETLLPRLSPRAPISQLEKMLKQLNP